A genomic window from Indioceanicola profundi includes:
- a CDS encoding TerC family protein, with the protein MDAMIALLSTPLLGKAAWLWLSFFGIVLLLLAFDLGVLNKKDHEIGIGESLKLSTFYIAIAAIFGGWVWWYLGPTPGMQYFTGFALEKALAMDNVFVISLIFTYFAVPRLYQHRVLFWGILGVILLRGLMIGFGAALIAQWSWILYIFGAFLIVSGIKMLAVDGGEPSLDDNRLLAWVRRRMRVSPGLHGHDFFVKLPDPETGRMVRYATPLFLALVTVEFADLIFAVDSVPAIFSITTDPFIVYTSNIFAILGLRALYFTLAAMVHRFKYLKVALSLVLIFIGGKIFWSHIYGKVDPAISLGVTFGLLAGGVLYSLWKTSRETRTDPGLAE; encoded by the coding sequence GTGGACGCCATGATTGCGTTGCTCTCCACGCCCTTGCTCGGCAAGGCGGCGTGGCTTTGGCTGTCGTTCTTCGGTATCGTCCTCCTCCTCCTCGCCTTCGATCTCGGTGTCCTCAACAAGAAGGATCATGAGATCGGAATTGGAGAAAGCCTGAAGCTTTCCACCTTCTATATCGCCATCGCCGCGATCTTCGGCGGCTGGGTCTGGTGGTATCTCGGCCCCACGCCGGGCATGCAGTATTTCACCGGCTTCGCGCTGGAAAAGGCGTTGGCGATGGACAACGTCTTTGTTATTTCGCTGATCTTCACCTACTTCGCGGTTCCCAGGCTGTACCAGCACCGGGTCCTGTTCTGGGGCATCCTGGGCGTGATCCTGCTGCGCGGCCTGATGATCGGCTTCGGGGCGGCGTTGATCGCGCAATGGTCCTGGATTCTCTATATCTTCGGCGCGTTCCTGATCGTGTCCGGCATCAAGATGCTGGCCGTCGATGGCGGCGAGCCGTCGCTGGATGATAATAGGCTGCTGGCCTGGGTGCGTCGCCGCATGCGGGTCAGCCCCGGCCTGCACGGGCACGATTTCTTTGTGAAGCTCCCCGACCCGGAAACCGGGCGCATGGTGCGCTATGCCACGCCGCTCTTCCTGGCTCTGGTCACGGTGGAGTTCGCGGACCTGATCTTCGCTGTGGACAGCGTGCCGGCGATCTTCTCGATCACCACGGACCCCTTCATCGTCTATACCAGCAACATCTTCGCCATCCTGGGCCTGCGCGCGCTGTATTTCACGCTGGCCGCCATGGTGCACCGTTTCAAATATCTGAAGGTGGCGCTGTCGCTGGTGCTGATCTTCATCGGCGGCAAGATCTTCTGGAGCCATATCTACGGCAAGGTCGACCCGGCGATCTCGCTCGGCGTGACGTTCGGCCTGCTCGCCGGCGGCGTGCTCTACTCGCTCTGGAAGACCAGCCGCGAGACCAGGACGGACCCGGGTCTCGCCGAGTAA
- a CDS encoding hybrid sensor histidine kinase/response regulator, with protein sequence MNPWLVLLVAGGYIAVLFAVAWQGERRGRAPSAFSYVLTLAVYNTVWSFYGSVGRAASSGWDFAQIYVGPTLLLLFAQPVLARVIAVAKARNVTSIADFLSARYGNSQTVAVLVTLAGLVSLLPYIALQLKGISASFDMLTSGGPVPAAAGAGAARGAANTDTALAVTVAMAVFAILFGVRHLHASEHHRGLMRAIAFESLVKLAAFAAVGGYIVYGLNDGLAELYARGANSLETSTLVTPDFGDPSWIATTLISILAFLCLPHLFHVAVVENQDPAHMRRAAWLYPGYLLVLSVLMIPVALAGIAAFGRAGADPDSYMITIPLTAGADGIALLAFIGGFSAGTGMVIMAAVSLSTMLCNDVILPTLLRLGALDPIADRTGAVLNIRRLAVVFTLGLAYATYLLLRDGYPLTTIGLMSFVAVAQFGPAFLGGLYWRRATRRGAIASLSAGLLLWVYTLLLPAVQPGAVWVLEGPFGLGWLRPGGLFGVHELDPISHATLFSLLTNVVVFVGISLATRQSAAEREHAVSFVEAMPGQPAPPPPSWRGLTRVEDLRTLAAQYMGPERARRTIDAYLAVRSGIGVTSGLDRTGWADADLARFVENQLAGVIGAASARVVLATAFQGPALTRGAAVGLLDEASSAIRANYELLRSTLESVNQGICVLDRDLKLVTWNQRYLDLLDLPPERVRVGVPLAHIIRFNAERGEYAAGDLDVLLVSRDLDHTKWPYVFKRSRPDGTVIEATNTLLPGGGFVATYTDVTEREKAAAALQEANESLERRVRERTLDLEDAKAEAERANAVKTRFLAGVSHDLMQPLSAARLFSAALTEQLQQAAGNPVTAEHLALARNSAASIRSVETLIGALLDISALEAGAVRPELRNFPISMVMERLGIEFQALAAEAGVRLKVIPCRAHVRSDPALLRRILQNFLSNAIRYTGQACAPGRGRVVMGCRYRRGALRIEVWDTGPGIDPALRTEIFQEFQRSGRRADRSGGLGLGLAIVDRTARMLDHPVELVSEPGRGSCFAVSVPTVKDTSMLAAEAPATPGPALDGLTVLCVDDDGDVLSGLVALLKGWGCRPVRADNAATAAAALGGVVPDAVLLDFHLGPERNGLDVLRELAPLWPAPVPAAILTADRTAAVRDMVRAADLPLLQKPVRPAALRRLLGGIVLRRSPSTAAPPLSQHRASEASDVQHS encoded by the coding sequence GTGAATCCTTGGTTGGTCCTGCTGGTGGCCGGCGGCTATATCGCGGTCCTGTTCGCCGTGGCTTGGCAGGGGGAGCGCCGCGGGCGAGCGCCTTCAGCCTTTTCCTACGTGCTGACCCTGGCGGTCTACAACACGGTCTGGAGCTTCTACGGGTCCGTAGGTCGGGCAGCTTCCAGCGGCTGGGACTTCGCGCAGATCTATGTCGGCCCGACCCTGCTGCTGCTGTTTGCGCAGCCGGTCCTGGCCAGGGTCATCGCAGTGGCAAAGGCCCGCAACGTTACCTCCATCGCCGATTTCCTTTCGGCCCGCTATGGCAACAGTCAGACCGTGGCGGTACTGGTGACCCTGGCCGGACTGGTCTCTCTGCTGCCCTATATCGCCCTGCAGCTAAAGGGCATCTCCGCCAGCTTCGACATGCTGACCAGCGGCGGACCGGTCCCGGCAGCGGCTGGCGCGGGCGCAGCACGCGGCGCCGCCAACACCGATACGGCGCTGGCCGTCACGGTCGCCATGGCGGTCTTCGCGATCCTGTTCGGCGTTCGCCACCTTCATGCCAGTGAGCACCACCGTGGCCTGATGCGGGCCATCGCCTTCGAGAGCCTGGTCAAGCTTGCCGCCTTCGCCGCCGTCGGCGGCTATATCGTCTATGGGCTGAACGACGGACTTGCGGAACTCTATGCCCGCGGCGCAAACAGCCTGGAAACATCCACGCTGGTCACGCCGGATTTCGGCGACCCGTCCTGGATCGCCACAACGCTGATCTCAATCCTTGCCTTCCTTTGTCTGCCGCACCTGTTCCATGTGGCGGTGGTGGAGAATCAGGACCCCGCGCATATGCGCCGCGCGGCTTGGCTCTATCCGGGATATCTGCTGGTCCTCAGCGTGCTGATGATCCCCGTGGCGCTGGCCGGCATCGCGGCCTTTGGCCGGGCCGGCGCCGATCCTGACAGCTATATGATCACCATTCCCCTGACGGCCGGGGCGGACGGAATTGCGCTGCTCGCCTTCATCGGAGGATTCTCGGCCGGCACCGGCATGGTGATCATGGCTGCCGTCTCGCTCAGCACCATGCTGTGCAACGACGTGATTTTGCCAACCCTGCTCCGCCTGGGCGCGCTGGACCCGATCGCCGACCGGACGGGGGCGGTTCTGAACATCCGGCGGCTGGCCGTGGTCTTCACCCTGGGACTGGCCTATGCCACGTACCTCCTGCTCCGCGATGGATATCCGCTGACCACCATCGGACTGATGAGCTTCGTCGCCGTGGCCCAGTTCGGCCCGGCTTTCCTGGGCGGGCTGTACTGGCGGCGTGCGACGCGCCGGGGCGCTATCGCCAGCCTGTCCGCCGGACTGCTGCTCTGGGTTTATACGCTGCTGCTGCCAGCGGTGCAGCCCGGTGCCGTCTGGGTGCTGGAGGGGCCATTCGGGCTCGGCTGGCTGCGGCCGGGCGGGCTGTTCGGGGTCCATGAGCTGGACCCGATCTCCCACGCCACCCTGTTCAGCCTGTTGACCAATGTGGTGGTCTTTGTCGGCATTTCGCTGGCGACCCGGCAGAGCGCTGCGGAGCGGGAGCATGCGGTCAGCTTCGTGGAGGCCATGCCCGGCCAACCGGCCCCGCCGCCGCCTTCCTGGCGCGGGCTGACGCGGGTGGAGGATCTGCGGACACTGGCCGCCCAGTACATGGGGCCGGAACGCGCGCGGCGCACAATCGACGCCTATCTGGCGGTGCGTAGCGGCATCGGCGTCACCAGCGGGCTCGACCGCACCGGCTGGGCCGATGCGGATCTGGCCCGCTTCGTGGAGAACCAGCTCGCCGGTGTGATCGGGGCGGCCAGCGCGCGCGTGGTGCTGGCAACGGCATTTCAGGGGCCAGCGCTGACCCGCGGGGCCGCGGTGGGTCTGCTGGATGAGGCATCCAGCGCGATCCGTGCCAATTACGAACTGCTGCGCAGCACGCTGGAAAGCGTCAATCAGGGCATCTGCGTTCTGGACAGGGACCTGAAGCTGGTGACATGGAACCAGCGCTATCTCGACTTGCTGGACCTGCCGCCGGAGCGCGTCCGGGTCGGCGTGCCGCTGGCGCACATCATCCGCTTCAATGCGGAACGCGGAGAGTACGCCGCGGGCGATCTGGACGTTCTGCTGGTCAGCCGCGACCTCGACCACACGAAATGGCCTTATGTGTTCAAGCGCTCCCGCCCCGACGGCACGGTGATCGAGGCGACGAATACGCTGCTGCCCGGCGGCGGGTTCGTCGCCACCTACACCGACGTCACGGAGCGGGAAAAGGCTGCCGCCGCCTTGCAGGAAGCCAACGAATCCCTTGAGCGCAGGGTGCGTGAACGAACCCTGGACCTGGAGGACGCCAAGGCGGAGGCGGAGCGTGCCAATGCCGTAAAGACCCGGTTCCTGGCCGGCGTCAGCCACGATCTGATGCAGCCCCTGTCCGCTGCACGGCTTTTTTCCGCCGCACTGACAGAACAACTCCAGCAGGCGGCTGGCAATCCGGTGACGGCGGAGCATCTGGCCCTGGCCCGCAATTCCGCCGCCTCCATCCGGTCCGTCGAGACCCTGATCGGAGCGCTGCTGGACATTTCCGCGCTGGAGGCGGGAGCCGTGCGGCCGGAGCTGCGCAACTTCCCCATCAGCATGGTGATGGAACGGCTGGGCATCGAATTCCAGGCCCTTGCCGCGGAAGCCGGGGTGCGGCTGAAGGTGATCCCCTGCCGCGCCCACGTCCGATCCGACCCGGCGCTCCTGCGGCGCATTCTGCAGAACTTCCTGTCCAACGCCATCCGCTATACCGGACAGGCCTGCGCGCCGGGGCGCGGCCGGGTCGTGATGGGATGCCGCTATCGGCGCGGCGCGTTGCGGATCGAGGTCTGGGACACCGGTCCCGGAATCGACCCGGCGCTCCGCACGGAGATCTTCCAGGAATTCCAGAGATCGGGCCGCCGAGCCGACCGTAGCGGCGGGCTGGGGCTGGGCCTGGCGATCGTGGACAGGACGGCCCGGATGCTGGACCATCCGGTGGAGCTGGTCTCGGAGCCTGGACGTGGTTCCTGCTTTGCAGTCAGTGTCCCGACGGTCAAGGACACGTCGATGCTCGCCGCGGAGGCACCGGCGACACCCGGCCCGGCCCTGGACGGCCTGACGGTGCTCTGCGTCGATGATGACGGCGACGTGCTGTCCGGTCTGGTCGCCCTGCTGAAGGGCTGGGGCTGCCGTCCCGTCCGGGCCGACAATGCCGCTACCGCGGCGGCGGCGCTGGGCGGGGTGGTGCCCGACGCGGTGCTGCTGGATTTCCATCTGGGGCCGGAGCGGAACGGGCTGGACGTGCTGCGGGAACTGGCCCCGCTCTGGCCCGCGCCGGTTCCCGCAGCGATCCTGACCGCCGACAGGACGGCAGCGGTGCGGGACATGGTCCGTGCGGCCGATCTTCCATTGTTGCAGAAGCCGGTCCGGCCAGCCGCCTTGCGCCGATTGCTGGGCGGGATCGTCCTGCGCCGGTCGCCTTCTACCGCAGCCCCGCCCCTGTCACAGCACCGCGCCAGTGAGGCCAGCGATGTCCAGCATTCCTGA
- a CDS encoding response regulator, which translates to MSSIPDPVIVIADDHPMVRSAVRSAVQHGHPDAELVDCSNLDEVLAALSAREERVDLVLLDLNMPGSQGLLGLFVLSANHPTVPVAIISAVEDTATIRRALACGVSGYIPKSLPMEAIAAAVDTILQGGVFVPPGGAEAGPPRDEERDLAHRIASLSPQQMRVLAMVAEGKLNKQISFALGVAEQTVKQHVSLIFRKLGVSSRTQAVILLNRLNIRLDPSGAQP; encoded by the coding sequence ATGTCCAGCATTCCTGATCCCGTGATCGTCATCGCCGACGACCACCCGATGGTGCGGAGCGCCGTGCGCTCGGCCGTGCAGCATGGACACCCCGACGCCGAGCTGGTGGATTGTTCCAACCTGGACGAGGTGCTGGCCGCGCTCTCCGCCCGGGAGGAACGGGTGGACCTCGTGCTGCTGGACCTCAACATGCCGGGCAGCCAGGGGCTTCTGGGATTGTTCGTGCTTTCGGCCAATCACCCGACCGTACCGGTCGCCATCATCTCCGCCGTGGAGGACACGGCCACGATCCGCCGCGCTCTGGCCTGCGGCGTTTCAGGCTACATCCCGAAGTCGCTGCCGATGGAAGCCATCGCCGCGGCCGTGGACACCATCCTGCAGGGCGGGGTCTTCGTGCCCCCCGGTGGCGCCGAAGCGGGACCGCCTCGCGACGAGGAGAGGGATCTGGCCCACCGGATCGCATCCTTGTCGCCGCAGCAGATGCGGGTTCTGGCGATGGTGGCGGAGGGCAAGCTGAACAAACAGATCAGCTTCGCCCTTGGCGTGGCGGAGCAGACGGTCAAACAGCATGTCAGCCTGATCTTCCGCAAGCTCGGTGTTTCAAGCCGTACCCAGGCGGTGATCCTGCTGAACCGGCTCAACATCCGGCTGGACCCGTCGGGGGCACAGCCCTGA
- a CDS encoding TRAP transporter large permease — protein sequence MTAFLIENMAPLMFGCLILFLLLGFPVAFALAANGLAFALLGIELGLLSPALLQALPERIFGIMRNDTLLAIPFFTFMGLILERSGMAEDLLDTIGQLFGPLRGGLAYAVIFVGALLAATTGVVAASVIAMGLISLPIMIRYGYDRRLATGVIAASGTLAQIIPPSLVLIVMADQLGRSVGDMYEGALFPGLVLTGLYVGYVFLLTLFKPEMAPALPLEARTLRGMKLAQRVAISLIPPLVLIFLVLGTIFIGLATPTEGGAMGAVGALILAAAKRKLNLGIVRQAVDSTAKLSTFVLFILIGSTVFGLVFRAVNGDLWVEHLLTSLPGGQIGFLIAANVLVFFLAFFLDFFELAFIIVPLLGPVADKLGIDLIWFGVLLAVNMQTSFMHPPFGFALFFLRSVAPKDEYEDRVTGKRMRGVTTGEIYWGSVPFVCIQIIMVAIVIAFPGLVTSGLTGGTGVDPSTIELDAPPSMDDFGPPTFDLDFGTPPEPEPAGDPPGDGRQ from the coding sequence ATGACCGCCTTCCTGATCGAGAACATGGCGCCCCTGATGTTCGGGTGCCTGATCCTGTTCCTGCTGCTTGGTTTTCCCGTGGCCTTCGCCCTGGCGGCGAACGGCCTCGCCTTCGCGCTGCTCGGCATCGAACTCGGCCTGCTCAGTCCGGCGCTGCTCCAGGCGCTGCCGGAGCGCATCTTCGGCATCATGCGGAACGACACGCTGCTGGCCATCCCCTTCTTCACCTTCATGGGGCTGATCCTCGAACGGTCGGGCATGGCGGAGGACCTGCTGGATACGATCGGCCAGCTCTTCGGCCCGCTGCGCGGGGGCCTCGCCTATGCAGTGATCTTCGTCGGCGCGCTGCTGGCGGCGACCACCGGCGTGGTGGCGGCCAGCGTAATCGCCATGGGCCTGATCAGCCTGCCGATCATGATCCGCTACGGCTATGATCGCCGGCTGGCGACGGGCGTTATCGCGGCCTCGGGCACCTTGGCCCAGATCATTCCGCCCTCTCTGGTGCTGATCGTGATGGCGGATCAGCTCGGCCGCTCGGTCGGCGACATGTATGAGGGGGCGCTGTTCCCCGGCTTGGTGCTGACAGGCCTTTATGTCGGCTATGTCTTTCTGCTCACCCTCTTCAAGCCGGAGATGGCGCCGGCCCTGCCGCTGGAGGCGCGCACGTTGCGCGGGATGAAGCTGGCCCAGCGCGTGGCGATCTCGCTGATCCCGCCGCTGGTTCTGATCTTCCTAGTGCTGGGCACCATCTTCATCGGACTCGCCACCCCGACCGAGGGCGGGGCGATGGGGGCAGTGGGCGCGCTGATCCTGGCTGCGGCGAAGCGCAAGCTCAACCTCGGCATCGTCCGACAGGCGGTGGACAGCACGGCCAAGCTCTCGACCTTCGTGCTGTTCATCCTGATCGGCTCCACCGTTTTCGGCTTGGTGTTCCGGGCGGTGAACGGCGATCTGTGGGTGGAGCATCTGCTGACCAGCCTGCCGGGCGGCCAGATCGGCTTCCTGATCGCGGCCAACGTCCTCGTTTTCTTCCTGGCCTTCTTCCTCGACTTCTTCGAGCTGGCCTTCATCATCGTGCCGCTGCTGGGGCCGGTGGCGGACAAGCTGGGCATCGATCTGATCTGGTTCGGCGTGTTGCTGGCCGTCAACATGCAGACCAGCTTCATGCACCCGCCCTTCGGCTTCGCCCTGTTCTTCCTGCGCAGCGTTGCGCCAAAGGACGAATATGAAGACCGGGTCACCGGGAAACGGATGCGGGGCGTCACCACTGGTGAGATCTACTGGGGCTCCGTGCCGTTCGTCTGTATCCAGATCATCATGGTGGCTATCGTCATCGCCTTCCCGGGTCTTGTCACTTCGGGCCTGACCGGCGGGACCGGGGTGGACCCGTCCACCATCGAGCTGGATGCGCCGCCGTCCATGGATGATTTCGGCCCGCCCACCTTTGATCTGGACTTCGGCACGCCGCCCGAGCCGGAGCCGGCCGGAGATCCGCCAGGGGATGGCAGGCAGTAA
- a CDS encoding TRAP transporter small permease subunit — protein MSALLALSRLIDAVNDWAGRIVRWLILVAVLVSAGNATVRYLFDTSSNAWLELQWYLFAAVFLLCAGYTFLRNEHIRIDVVASRFSRRTQAWIDVFGILFFLMPFALLITWLSIPFVEESIRINEMSSDAGGLLRWPVKLLVPVGFVLLMAQAVSELIKRLAFIAGAIDSYAPAAAGPHGHGETA, from the coding sequence GTGTCCGCCCTGCTCGCCCTCAGCCGGCTGATCGATGCCGTCAACGATTGGGCCGGCCGCATCGTGCGCTGGCTGATCCTGGTGGCCGTGCTGGTCAGCGCCGGCAATGCCACTGTGCGCTACCTGTTCGACACCAGCTCCAACGCGTGGCTGGAGCTGCAATGGTATCTGTTCGCGGCGGTGTTCCTGCTGTGCGCCGGGTACACTTTCCTGCGGAACGAACATATCCGCATCGATGTGGTCGCCTCGCGCTTTTCCAGGCGCACCCAGGCCTGGATCGACGTATTCGGCATCCTGTTCTTCCTGATGCCATTCGCGCTGCTGATCACCTGGCTCTCCATCCCCTTCGTGGAGGAGAGCATCCGCATCAATGAGATGTCGAGCGATGCCGGCGGGCTGCTGCGCTGGCCGGTCAAGCTGCTGGTGCCCGTGGGCTTCGTTCTTCTGATGGCCCAGGCAGTGTCCGAACTGATCAAGCGCCTGGCCTTTATCGCCGGGGCCATCGACAGCTATGCGCCGGCTGCAGCCGGCCCGCATGGTCATGGAGAGACCGCATGA